A single Deltaproteobacteria bacterium DNA region contains:
- a CDS encoding TIGR01777 family oxidoreductase gives MKILITGGTGFVGTHLTTRLIREGHEVTILTRSIKGSEKKVPGLSYLQGDPTIKGTWQEAIREHGAIINLAGASIFSRWTEEYKKTLRDSRLQTTRHLVEGIDEKAEKKMAFFSASAVGYYGFHGDEQLTEESSPGEDFLARLAFYWEQEALRAADRGARVVITRIGVVLAKQGGALGQMIPLFKRYVGGPIGVGKQWCSWIHIDDLVEGFFFLIKNEAIEGAFNLCSPNPIRNEDFARALGKVLRRPSFLSAPGFMIRLILGEFGTVILKGQRVIPKRLLDHGFKFQYPDIKQALQSLIS, from the coding sequence ATGAAAATTCTCATCACGGGCGGGACAGGTTTTGTTGGTACCCATCTTACGACACGTCTCATTCGGGAAGGACACGAGGTAACTATTCTCACCCGATCCATAAAAGGTTCAGAAAAGAAAGTTCCGGGACTGTCTTATTTGCAGGGGGATCCAACGATCAAGGGAACGTGGCAGGAGGCCATTCGTGAACATGGAGCAATCATCAATCTTGCCGGAGCCTCTATCTTTAGCCGCTGGACAGAAGAATATAAAAAGACCCTGCGCGACAGCAGGCTCCAAACAACGCGCCATCTGGTTGAAGGAATTGATGAGAAAGCGGAAAAGAAAATGGCTTTTTTTAGTGCTTCCGCTGTTGGCTATTACGGTTTTCATGGTGATGAGCAACTCACCGAGGAATCTTCTCCCGGAGAAGACTTTCTCGCCCGTCTTGCTTTTTATTGGGAACAAGAGGCGCTCCGAGCTGCTGACAGAGGAGCTCGTGTGGTTATCACGAGAATCGGCGTTGTTCTGGCTAAACAGGGTGGCGCTCTCGGTCAGATGATCCCTCTCTTCAAGAGATATGTTGGAGGACCAATTGGTGTCGGGAAACAATGGTGTTCCTGGATTCATATTGATGATCTGGTAGAGGGCTTCTTTTTTTTGATAAAGAACGAAGCGATCGAGGGGGCCTTCAATCTCTGTTCGCCAAATCCCATCAGAAACGAGGATTTCGCAAGAGCTCTCGGGAAGGTTCTTCGCCGACCGTCATTTCTTTCTGCCCCCGGATTTATGATCAGACTCATCCTTGGTGAATTTGGAACTGTAATCCTGAAAGGGCAGAGGGTGATTCCCAAGCGTTTGCTGGACCATGGTTTTAAATTTCAATACCCAGATATAAAACAAGCCCTGCAGAGTCTGATTAGTTAG